The following are from one region of the Nicotiana tabacum cultivar K326 chromosome 3, ASM71507v2, whole genome shotgun sequence genome:
- the LOC107794412 gene encoding uncharacterized protein LOC107794412 codes for MVNSTSNSSSSSPMYTPETSSPLFLLPSDIPGVSLVIVPFFGTSLGGWRRSMIVSLSARNNIGFIDGSCTKHVVDSPQYRQWDMCNNMVISWLINSLSPDIAESVQHSKTAESIWKQFNNRHGTVSGTKVFEIKRELASTYQGTLDIASYFNKLKKLWDELGVMCTSHANSCVWAAKEAL; via the coding sequence ATGGTTAATTCTACTTCAAACTCAAGTTCTTCCTCTCCTATGTATACTCCTGAAACCTCAAGTCCACTATTTCTCCTTCCTTCCGATATACCAGGGGTATCCTTGGTTATTGTGCCCTTTTTTGGGACTAGTTTGGGGGGTTGGAGGAGGAGTATGATTGTGTCTCTGTCTGCTAGAAATAACATAGGCTTTATCGATGGGTCTTGCACTAAGCATGTTGTGGATTCTCCTCAGTACAGGCAGTGGGACATGTGCAATAATATGGTCATATCCTGGTTAATCAATTCACTTTCTCCAGATATAGCTGAAAGTGTACAACATTCTAAAACTGCTGAAAGCATATGGAAACAATTTAACAATAGGCATGGGACTGTTAGTGGAACTAAGGTGTTTGAAATAAAGAGAGAACTTGCATCTACTTATCAAGGGACTCTCGACATAGCTTCATATTTCAACAAACTTAAAAAACTCTGGGATGAATTGGGGGTTATGTGTACCAGCCATGCAAATTCTTGTGTTTGGGCTGCTAAGGAAGCTCTCTAG